The following proteins come from a genomic window of Crassostrea angulata isolate pt1a10 chromosome 1, ASM2561291v2, whole genome shotgun sequence:
- the LOC128162155 gene encoding uncharacterized protein LOC128162155 — protein sequence MERKRLKLWDYVALAVVVFAFSLQVLGYFLPTWWSYNDPAARHTVVVSMLGSSENENGAENIKTVIEIEGGREWLFISRAFGAFGILLNFLSLIFHLLYMCIRYDCNRSASIYLLGASSLFILGGSIVFVALHKELATNLKPDLQSLGFPWIICIFAGIVTIAASIVTAVATIKKANQWDFEDDDDIDFSDVQMRRR from the exons ATGGAAAGAAAGCGACTGAAACTGTGGGACTACGTCGCgcttgctgttgttgtttttgcctTTAGTCTACAAGTGTTGGGCTATTTCTTGCCCACGTGGTGGTCCTATAATGACCCCGCGGCCAGGCATACGGTGGTGGTGTCGATGCTGGGTTCGTCGGAGAACGAAAATGGAgctgaaaatatcaaaacagtGATTGAGATTGAAGGCGGAAGGG AGTGGCTGTTTATATCCCGTGCCTTTGGAGCGTTCGGAATTTTGCTGAATTTCCTTTCCCTAATTTTCCACCTTCTGTACATGTGCATACGATATGACTGCAACAGATCAGCATCGATTTACCTTCTGGGAGCCTCAA gtCTGTTTATTCTCGGTGGATCCATAGTCTTTGTTGCACTTCATAAAGAATTGGCCACCAATCTAAAACCAGATTTGCAGAGTTTGGGATTTCCTTggataatttgtatttttgcGGGAATCGTCACGATAGCAGCGTCCATAGTAACAGCGGTAGCAACTATTAAAAAAGCCAATCAATGGGACTTTGAGGATGACGATGATATTGACTTTTCTGATGTTCAAATGAGAAGGAGATAG
- the LOC128159872 gene encoding uncharacterized protein LOC128159872 isoform X2, whose product MPVKTIDIAKGLGFKSSSEINPVLYRMEKNGIVRRCEGEKVMWTLNSDGESQQAALLNDPGIVGFGTRIKSEPQQTMGGFSVQEVDFVQPMSLHSGNVKCESNDVSDDDPFMGNVSCSQLSEVGYESSQSEPSLGFDQINDARRVLRNQGFTSVDDGSDWPSTENEMDVNTGTMSPLCQSTPILPSPNDDSATQYEDETCAASTNSCDMEDSSTQKIDSVLKGLSLCNQNGGVSFIISRKAQMDKSDTEECLQKCQELNYVSATKSGSDVVYSLTEAGEKYIKSKVTKSKPKMEQTVPQIRAPQRVTNTEFRGPPPAPASLVQNPESQFYNQHSSRLPSNQTSETGRMSEEPMDPSAPQPLMSILTGPSIVNSQSLGGFSSNPSSYSSTTPFQNAGNSNSFFQPRLSFFGRGFSSAGNLKNFSTIPFPGFNTRPLAPVEIISKQLNKTEISSTTKPELISTSHVSKGLQKLLSLSATTTNPLQQFNQSTSSSYVSSSGDLNSGPHSLGMSARTCGYSEAMDRQPKSLPMMRSTNPFLPSSLDLNSESFAALNKNPVSALMEYAQSRHQEAEIRVISQSGPSHKPKFVMGVFIGGKQIAEVTCSNKKDGRKEAADKALRALIASGDYKGSNSATASKPQVPLDKMTHFDKVAALVHRSFNELSASISENFSGRKVIAGLVMKMAEHDIGTVISIGTGNRCITGPQLSLEGNTVNDSHAEIITRRGFIRFMYKQLQAYRPGAPHRLFEPSPSGKLRLKDNITFHLYISTAPCGDGALFSPRDEASNNAALNSIDDRTHNPTFTSAAQGLVRTKMEGGEGTIPVEEDFTVQTFDGIQRGERLRTMSCTDKLCRWNVVGMQGALLSHLMDPVYLDSLTLGLLYDHGHLARAMCCRLARGDPDINSLLSKPFYLNHPWLGRVTVCDVPRETQKTKALSVNWCFGDAEPEVTDGTLGLCCTSIEKTLFSRCSKRNLYDNFKQVCADLGKQDLLNFPTYGKAKTAAADFQTAKKALIKKFKDNGYGIWVSKPPEEEMFS is encoded by the exons ATGCCTGTGAAAACAATAGACATTGCCAAAGGACTGGGATTTAAATCTTCTTCAGAAATCAATCCTGTACTTTACAGAATGGAGAAGAATGGGATTGTGAGAAGGTGTGAAGGAGAGAAGGTGATGTGGACCCTAAATTCTGATGGGGAATCACAGCAGGCAGCGTTATTAAATGATCCTGGAATTGTTGGATTTGGGACAAGAATTAAGAGTGAACCGCAGCAAACTATGGGAGGGTTTTCAGTGCAAGAAGTAGATTTTGTGCAGCCAATGAGTTTACACTCTGGAAACGTTAAATGCGAAAGTAATGATGTCAGTGATGATGACCCTTTCATGGGAAATGTGAGTTGTTCACAGTTGTCTGAGGTAGGATACGAGTCTTCACAATCAGAACCTAGTCTGGGTTTTGATCAAATAAATGATGCCAGAAGGGTCCTGAGGAACCAAGGCTTCACAAGTGTTGATGATGGAAGTGACTGGCCAAGTACAGAGAATGAGATGGATGTGAACACAGGGACTATGTCACCTCTCTGTCAGTCCACACCTATTCTTCCGAGTCCGAACGACGACTCAGCTACTCAGTATGAGGATGAAACTTGTGCTGCATCCACAAACTCTTGTGATATGGAAGATTCTTCTACACAGAAGATTGACAGTGTTTTAAAAGGATTATCTCTGTGCAACCAAAATGGAGGGGTGTCCTTTATTATTTCTAGAAAAGCTCAGATGGATAAATCAGATACTGAGGAATGTCTTCAGAAATGTCAGGAACTAAACTATGTATCTGCAACTAAATCGGGATCAGATGTCGTTTATTCTCTGACAGAAGCAGGTGAAAAGTATATCAAAAGCAAAGTGACCAAAAGTAAACCAAAGATGGAACAGACAGTTCCACAGATACGTGCTCCCCAAAGAGTCACGAACACAGAATTCAGAGGCCCTCCCCCTGCACCAGCTAGTCTAGTCCAAAACCCAGAGAGTCAGTTTTATAACCAACATTCTTCAAGATTACCCAGTAACCAGACCTCTGAAACAGGAAGGATGAGTGAAGAACCCATGGACCCTTCTGCACCCCAACCATTAATGAGTATACTGACTGGTCCAAGTATAGTAAATTCCCAATCTCTGGGAGGCTTTTCATCAAATCCTTCATCATACTCCAGTACAACTCCGTTTCAAAATGCTGGCAACTCAAATTCCTTTTTTCAACCCCGTCTTTCTTTCTTTGGAAGAGGTTTTAGTAGTGCAGGAAACTTAAAGAATTTCAGTACAATCCCATTTCCTGGATTCAATACAAGACCACTAGCACCTGTAGAAATAATAAGTAAACAGTTAAACAAGACAGAGATATCTTCAACAACGAAACCAGAGCTTATTTCAACAAGTCATGTCAGCAAGGGACTCCAGAAACTATTATCACTATCTGCAACAACCACAAATCCACTGCAGCAATTCAACCAGTCTACTAGTTCCTCTTATGTCAGTTCTAGTGGTGATTTGAACAGTGGACCACATTCACTTGGAATGTCAGCAAGAACCTGTGGTTATTCAGAGGCAATGGATAGACAGCCAAAGTCTTTGCCAATGATGAGATCTACAAACCCTTTCTTACCTAGTTCCTTGGACTTGAACTCGGAGAGTTTCGCTGCATTGAACAAAAATCCTGTTAGTGCACTCATGGAGTATGCTCAATCTCGACACCAAGAAGCAGAAATCAGGGTGATTTCACAAAGTGGACCCTCACATAAGCCAAA ATTTGTGATGGGAGTGTTCATTGGAGGTAAACAGATTGCAGAGGTGACCTGCTCCAACAAAAAAGATGGCAGAAAGGAAGCAGCAGACAAGGCATTGAGGGCTCTAATTGCATCAGGGGACTACAAGGGCTCAAACAGTGCAACT GCATCAAAGCCCCAGGTTCCCCTTGACAAGATGACACACTTTGACAAGGTCGCCGCCCTGGTACACAGGTCTTTCAATGAGTTGTCGGCCAGTATCAGCGAGAACTTCTCCGGAAGGAAGGTGATAGCAGGGCTTGTGATGAAAATGGCTGAGCATGATATTGGAACTGTTATCTCCATTGGAACAG GAAATAGATGTATTACTGGGCCCCAACTCAGTTTGGAGGGAAACACAGTGAATGATTCCCATGCTGAAATCATCACTAGGCGGGGCTTCATAAG GTTTATGTACAAGCAGTTGCAGGCCTATAGGCCCGGTGCACCTCATCGACTCTTTGAACCATCTCCATCAGGAAAACTTCGCCTGAAAGATAACATTACATTTCATCTGTACATTTCCACTGCCCCATGTGGGGATGGGGCCTTATTTTCTCCAAG GGATGAAGCGTCTAATAATGCTGCTCTAAACAGCATAGATGATAGAACTCACAATCCCACCTTCACCAGTGCTGCTCAGGGTCTCGTCAGAACCAAAATGGAAGGAG GTGAGGGAACAATTCCTGTGGAGGAGGACTTCACTGTCCAGACTTTCGACGGAATACAGCGCGGAGAGAGACTGCGAACCATGTCCTGTACGGACAAACTCTGTCGCTGGAATGTGGTAGGGATGCAGGGGGCCCTTCTCAGTCACCTAATGGACCCTGTGTATCTGGATTCATTGACCTTAG gattgttGTATGATCATGGCCACCTAGCCCGAGCCATGTGTTGCCGACTAGCTCGTGGTGACCCTGATATTAACAGCCTGCTCTCCAAACCCTTCTATCTGAACCATCCGTGGCTTGGAAGGGTTACAGTTTGTGATGTCCCCAGGGAAACACAGAAAACGAAGGCCCTCAGTGTCAATTGGTGCTTTGGAGATGCAGAACCTGAGGTCACAGATGGAACCCTTGGACTGTGTTGTACAAG CATTGAGAAGACCTTATTTTCTAGATGTTCCAAGAGAAATCTGTATGACAACTTCAAGCAGGTGTGTGCAGATTTAGGAAAACAGGATTTGTTGAACTTCCCAACATATGGAAAGGCCAAAACGGCTGCAGCAGATTTTCAAACTGCTAAAAAAGCACTTATAAAGAAATTCAAAGACAATGGTTATGGTATCTGGGTCTCTAAGCCTCCAGAGGAGGAGATGTTCTCGTGA
- the LOC128164679 gene encoding uncharacterized protein LOC128164679, with product MMPQCLNVFILLVLIKASVCLKNCTSEQYWNKSAEECQACSHCQLPQITRIPCNRESDVVCMQLKKLNFSFLVDSSPVVTPRQPFHKRDYLSVEASNDTWRLLAYALIGVLCVLVVTVVVSLLVSWHCIRKRKAAMNRYYVEGEGEYVVISRLPDLINHPPLTENLPGSPPHSPQRRSSRRSRFYRSRRIYRPQRRLMNEYVDDVFESEDSGGSRSLRIPLHTIPEDS from the exons ATGATGCCGCAATGCCTAAACGTCTTTATTTTGCTAGTACTGATCAAGGCTAGTGTATGTTTAAAAAACTGCACATCAGAACAATATTGGAACAAATCAGCCGAAGAATGCCAGGCCTGCTCGCATTGTCAGCTTCCACAAATCACCAGAATACCTTGTAACCGAGAATCAGATGTAGTCTGTATGCAGTTGAAGAAACTTAATTTT AGCTTTTTAGTGGATTCATCTCCAGTTGTGACACCTCGACAGCCGTTTCACAAGAGAGATTATTTGTCAGTAGAAGCTTCCAATGACACGTGGCGATTGCTGGCCTATGCCCTGATTGGTGTACTCTGTGTCCTGGTGGTGACTGTGGTGGTCAGTCTCCTTGTGTCTTGGCATTGCATCAGGAAGAGAAAGGCAGCTATGAACAGATACTATG TGGAGGGAGAGGGAGAGTATGTGGTAATTAGTCGCCTCCCAGATCTCATCAACCACCCCCCACTCACAGAAAATCTCCCAGGATCCCCTCCCCACAGTCCTCAAAGGCGCTCTTCTAGACGCTCTCGTTTTTATCGCAGTCGACGGATTTATCGCCCGCAGCGACGTCTCATGAACGAATATGTGGATGATGTGTTTGAATCTGAGGACTCAGGAGGATCGCGTTCTCTAAGAATCCCCCTCCATACAATTCCAGAAGATAGCTGA
- the LOC128159872 gene encoding uncharacterized protein LOC128159872 isoform X1 — protein MVKARSTPSVLKNETTGCLRRKHNERKAMAQREALRKRIVEHLRHSNDGTSSLKEIVQNLGADKKCINQILYALKRANAVSQVSYVPPVWKLRDYGLAIRAPVWSQNSKLKYRPTSPKKNISRNKTVDQRHVQSILEYLKSKRMPVKTIDIAKGLGFKSSSEINPVLYRMEKNGIVRRCEGEKVMWTLNSDGESQQAALLNDPGIVGFGTRIKSEPQQTMGGFSVQEVDFVQPMSLHSGNVKCESNDVSDDDPFMGNVSCSQLSEVGYESSQSEPSLGFDQINDARRVLRNQGFTSVDDGSDWPSTENEMDVNTGTMSPLCQSTPILPSPNDDSATQYEDETCAASTNSCDMEDSSTQKIDSVLKGLSLCNQNGGVSFIISRKAQMDKSDTEECLQKCQELNYVSATKSGSDVVYSLTEAGEKYIKSKVTKSKPKMEQTVPQIRAPQRVTNTEFRGPPPAPASLVQNPESQFYNQHSSRLPSNQTSETGRMSEEPMDPSAPQPLMSILTGPSIVNSQSLGGFSSNPSSYSSTTPFQNAGNSNSFFQPRLSFFGRGFSSAGNLKNFSTIPFPGFNTRPLAPVEIISKQLNKTEISSTTKPELISTSHVSKGLQKLLSLSATTTNPLQQFNQSTSSSYVSSSGDLNSGPHSLGMSARTCGYSEAMDRQPKSLPMMRSTNPFLPSSLDLNSESFAALNKNPVSALMEYAQSRHQEAEIRVISQSGPSHKPKFVMGVFIGGKQIAEVTCSNKKDGRKEAADKALRALIASGDYKGSNSATASKPQVPLDKMTHFDKVAALVHRSFNELSASISENFSGRKVIAGLVMKMAEHDIGTVISIGTGNRCITGPQLSLEGNTVNDSHAEIITRRGFIRFMYKQLQAYRPGAPHRLFEPSPSGKLRLKDNITFHLYISTAPCGDGALFSPRDEASNNAALNSIDDRTHNPTFTSAAQGLVRTKMEGGEGTIPVEEDFTVQTFDGIQRGERLRTMSCTDKLCRWNVVGMQGALLSHLMDPVYLDSLTLGLLYDHGHLARAMCCRLARGDPDINSLLSKPFYLNHPWLGRVTVCDVPRETQKTKALSVNWCFGDAEPEVTDGTLGLCCTSIEKTLFSRCSKRNLYDNFKQVCADLGKQDLLNFPTYGKAKTAAADFQTAKKALIKKFKDNGYGIWVSKPPEEEMFS, from the exons ATGGTAAAAGCGAGAAGCACTCCGAGTGTGCTGAAAAACGAAACTACCGGATGTTTACGTCGAAAACATAATGAAAGAAAAGCCATGGCGCAAAGAGAAGCCCTGCGAAAACGCATCGTGGAGCATTTACGGCATTCTAACGACGGAACAAGTAGCTTAAAGGAAATAGTTCAGAATCTTGGAGCAGATAAAAAATGCATTAACCAAATTCTTTATGCACTTAAAAGAGCAAACGCCGTGTCACAAGTTTCTTATGTTCCTCCTGTTTGGAAGTTGAGGGATTATGGATTGGCAATAAGAGCGCCAGTATGGTCGCAAAACAGCAAGTTAAAATACCGTCCCACATCTccaaaaaagaatatttcaaGGAATAAG ACTGTTGATCAACGTCATGTACAATCAATTTTGGAGTATCTCAAATCTAAGAGGATGCCTGTGAAAACAATAGACATTGCCAAAGGACTGGGATTTAAATCTTCTTCAGAAATCAATCCTGTACTTTACAGAATGGAGAAGAATGGGATTGTGAGAAGGTGTGAAGGAGAGAAGGTGATGTGGACCCTAAATTCTGATGGGGAATCACAGCAGGCAGCGTTATTAAATGATCCTGGAATTGTTGGATTTGGGACAAGAATTAAGAGTGAACCGCAGCAAACTATGGGAGGGTTTTCAGTGCAAGAAGTAGATTTTGTGCAGCCAATGAGTTTACACTCTGGAAACGTTAAATGCGAAAGTAATGATGTCAGTGATGATGACCCTTTCATGGGAAATGTGAGTTGTTCACAGTTGTCTGAGGTAGGATACGAGTCTTCACAATCAGAACCTAGTCTGGGTTTTGATCAAATAAATGATGCCAGAAGGGTCCTGAGGAACCAAGGCTTCACAAGTGTTGATGATGGAAGTGACTGGCCAAGTACAGAGAATGAGATGGATGTGAACACAGGGACTATGTCACCTCTCTGTCAGTCCACACCTATTCTTCCGAGTCCGAACGACGACTCAGCTACTCAGTATGAGGATGAAACTTGTGCTGCATCCACAAACTCTTGTGATATGGAAGATTCTTCTACACAGAAGATTGACAGTGTTTTAAAAGGATTATCTCTGTGCAACCAAAATGGAGGGGTGTCCTTTATTATTTCTAGAAAAGCTCAGATGGATAAATCAGATACTGAGGAATGTCTTCAGAAATGTCAGGAACTAAACTATGTATCTGCAACTAAATCGGGATCAGATGTCGTTTATTCTCTGACAGAAGCAGGTGAAAAGTATATCAAAAGCAAAGTGACCAAAAGTAAACCAAAGATGGAACAGACAGTTCCACAGATACGTGCTCCCCAAAGAGTCACGAACACAGAATTCAGAGGCCCTCCCCCTGCACCAGCTAGTCTAGTCCAAAACCCAGAGAGTCAGTTTTATAACCAACATTCTTCAAGATTACCCAGTAACCAGACCTCTGAAACAGGAAGGATGAGTGAAGAACCCATGGACCCTTCTGCACCCCAACCATTAATGAGTATACTGACTGGTCCAAGTATAGTAAATTCCCAATCTCTGGGAGGCTTTTCATCAAATCCTTCATCATACTCCAGTACAACTCCGTTTCAAAATGCTGGCAACTCAAATTCCTTTTTTCAACCCCGTCTTTCTTTCTTTGGAAGAGGTTTTAGTAGTGCAGGAAACTTAAAGAATTTCAGTACAATCCCATTTCCTGGATTCAATACAAGACCACTAGCACCTGTAGAAATAATAAGTAAACAGTTAAACAAGACAGAGATATCTTCAACAACGAAACCAGAGCTTATTTCAACAAGTCATGTCAGCAAGGGACTCCAGAAACTATTATCACTATCTGCAACAACCACAAATCCACTGCAGCAATTCAACCAGTCTACTAGTTCCTCTTATGTCAGTTCTAGTGGTGATTTGAACAGTGGACCACATTCACTTGGAATGTCAGCAAGAACCTGTGGTTATTCAGAGGCAATGGATAGACAGCCAAAGTCTTTGCCAATGATGAGATCTACAAACCCTTTCTTACCTAGTTCCTTGGACTTGAACTCGGAGAGTTTCGCTGCATTGAACAAAAATCCTGTTAGTGCACTCATGGAGTATGCTCAATCTCGACACCAAGAAGCAGAAATCAGGGTGATTTCACAAAGTGGACCCTCACATAAGCCAAA ATTTGTGATGGGAGTGTTCATTGGAGGTAAACAGATTGCAGAGGTGACCTGCTCCAACAAAAAAGATGGCAGAAAGGAAGCAGCAGACAAGGCATTGAGGGCTCTAATTGCATCAGGGGACTACAAGGGCTCAAACAGTGCAACT GCATCAAAGCCCCAGGTTCCCCTTGACAAGATGACACACTTTGACAAGGTCGCCGCCCTGGTACACAGGTCTTTCAATGAGTTGTCGGCCAGTATCAGCGAGAACTTCTCCGGAAGGAAGGTGATAGCAGGGCTTGTGATGAAAATGGCTGAGCATGATATTGGAACTGTTATCTCCATTGGAACAG GAAATAGATGTATTACTGGGCCCCAACTCAGTTTGGAGGGAAACACAGTGAATGATTCCCATGCTGAAATCATCACTAGGCGGGGCTTCATAAG GTTTATGTACAAGCAGTTGCAGGCCTATAGGCCCGGTGCACCTCATCGACTCTTTGAACCATCTCCATCAGGAAAACTTCGCCTGAAAGATAACATTACATTTCATCTGTACATTTCCACTGCCCCATGTGGGGATGGGGCCTTATTTTCTCCAAG GGATGAAGCGTCTAATAATGCTGCTCTAAACAGCATAGATGATAGAACTCACAATCCCACCTTCACCAGTGCTGCTCAGGGTCTCGTCAGAACCAAAATGGAAGGAG GTGAGGGAACAATTCCTGTGGAGGAGGACTTCACTGTCCAGACTTTCGACGGAATACAGCGCGGAGAGAGACTGCGAACCATGTCCTGTACGGACAAACTCTGTCGCTGGAATGTGGTAGGGATGCAGGGGGCCCTTCTCAGTCACCTAATGGACCCTGTGTATCTGGATTCATTGACCTTAG gattgttGTATGATCATGGCCACCTAGCCCGAGCCATGTGTTGCCGACTAGCTCGTGGTGACCCTGATATTAACAGCCTGCTCTCCAAACCCTTCTATCTGAACCATCCGTGGCTTGGAAGGGTTACAGTTTGTGATGTCCCCAGGGAAACACAGAAAACGAAGGCCCTCAGTGTCAATTGGTGCTTTGGAGATGCAGAACCTGAGGTCACAGATGGAACCCTTGGACTGTGTTGTACAAG CATTGAGAAGACCTTATTTTCTAGATGTTCCAAGAGAAATCTGTATGACAACTTCAAGCAGGTGTGTGCAGATTTAGGAAAACAGGATTTGTTGAACTTCCCAACATATGGAAAGGCCAAAACGGCTGCAGCAGATTTTCAAACTGCTAAAAAAGCACTTATAAAGAAATTCAAAGACAATGGTTATGGTATCTGGGTCTCTAAGCCTCCAGAGGAGGAGATGTTCTCGTGA